The following proteins come from a genomic window of Falco rusticolus isolate bFalRus1 chromosome 9, bFalRus1.pri, whole genome shotgun sequence:
- the MAPK8 gene encoding mitogen-activated protein kinase 8 isoform X3 yields the protein MSRSKRDNNFYSVEIGDSTFTVLKRYQNLKPIGSGAQGIVCAAYDAILERNVAIKKLSRPFQNQTHAKRAYRELVLMKCVNHKNIIGLLNVFTPQKTLEEFQDVYIVMELMDANLCQVIQMELDHERMSYLLYQMLCGIKHLHSAGIIHRDLKPSNIVVKSDCTLKILDFGLARTAGTSFMMTPYVVTRYYRAPEVILGMGYKENVDIWSVGCIMGEMIKGGVLFPGTDHIDQWNKVIEQLGTPCPEFMKKLQPTVRTYVENRPKYAGYSFEKLFPDVLFPADSEHNKLKASQARDLLSKMLVIDASKRISVDEALQHPYINVWYDPSEAEAPPPKIPDKQLDEREHTIEEWKELIYKEVMDLEERTKNGVIRGQPAPLAQVQQ from the exons ATGAGCAGAAGCAAGCGTGACAACAATTTCTACAGTGTTGAAATTGGGGACTCTACTTTCACTGTATTGAAACGGTATCAAAACTTAAAACCAATAggatcaggagcacaagggATAGTATG tgcGGCTTATGATGCCATCCTTGAACGAAATGTCGCCATCAAGAAGTTAAGCCGACCATTTCAGAACCAAACCCATGCTAAAAGAGCCTACAGAGAGCTTGTTCTTATGAAGTGCGTTAATCACAAAAAC ATAATTGGCCTACTGAATGTGTTCACACCACAAAAAACCTTGGAAGAATTTCAAGACGT cTACATAGTGATGGAGCTCATGGATGCAAATCTCTGCCAAGTGATTCAGATGGAACTAGACCATGAACGAATGTCCTATCTTCTTTATCAAATGCTGTGTGGCATCAAACATCTTCATTCAGCTGGAATTATACATAGG gatttaaagCCCAGTAATATAGTAGTAAAGTCAGACTGCACTTTGAAGATTCTTGACTTTGGACTGGCCAGAACTGCAGGAACTAGTTTTATGATGACGCCTTATGTAGTGACTCGTTACTACAGAGCACCAGAGGTCATCCTAGGGATGGGATACAAAGAAAACG ttgacATTTGGTCAGTTGGGTGCATCATGGGAGAAATGATCAAAGGTGGTGTTTTATTTCCTGGTACAGATC ACATTGATCAATGGAACAAAGTTATAGAGCAGCTAGGAACACCATGCCCTGAGTTTATGAAGAAATTACAGCCTACAGTCCGAACTTATGTGGAGAACAGACCTAAATATGCTGGATatagttttgaaaaactgtttccagATGTCCTTTTCCCAGCTGACTCTGAACACAATAAGCTTAAAG CAAGTCAGGCAAGGGATTTATTATCAAAAATGCTGGTTATAGATGCTTCTAAAAGAATCTCTGTGGATgaagccctgcagcacccatACATCAATGTTTGGTATGATCCATCAGAAGCAGAAGCT cctcCGCCAAAGATACCAGATAAGCAGTTAGATGAGAGGGAACACACGATAGAAGAATGGAAAG agtTGATATACAAGGAAGTCATGGACTTAGAGGAGAGAACCAAGAATGGGGTTATACGTGGACAACCAGCCCCTTTAG CACAGGTGCAGCAGTGA
- the MAPK8 gene encoding mitogen-activated protein kinase 8 isoform X1, translated as MSRSKRDNNFYSVEIGDSTFTVLKRYQNLKPIGSGAQGIVCAAYDAILERNVAIKKLSRPFQNQTHAKRAYRELVLMKCVNHKNIIGLLNVFTPQKTLEEFQDVYIVMELMDANLCQVIQMELDHERMSYLLYQMLCGIKHLHSAGIIHRDLKPSNIVVKSDCTLKILDFGLARTAGTSFMMTPYVVTRYYRAPEVILGMGYKENVDIWSVGCIMGEMIKGGVLFPGTDHIDQWNKVIEQLGTPCPEFMKKLQPTVRTYVENRPKYAGYSFEKLFPDVLFPADSEHNKLKASQARDLLSKMLVIDASKRISVDEALQHPYINVWYDPSEAEAPPPKIPDKQLDEREHTIEEWKELIYKEVMDLEERTKNGVIRGQPAPLGAAVINGSQHPSSSSSVNDVSSMSTDPTLASDTDSSLETSAGPLGCCR; from the exons ATGAGCAGAAGCAAGCGTGACAACAATTTCTACAGTGTTGAAATTGGGGACTCTACTTTCACTGTATTGAAACGGTATCAAAACTTAAAACCAATAggatcaggagcacaagggATAGTATG tgcGGCTTATGATGCCATCCTTGAACGAAATGTCGCCATCAAGAAGTTAAGCCGACCATTTCAGAACCAAACCCATGCTAAAAGAGCCTACAGAGAGCTTGTTCTTATGAAGTGCGTTAATCACAAAAAC ATAATTGGCCTACTGAATGTGTTCACACCACAAAAAACCTTGGAAGAATTTCAAGACGT cTACATAGTGATGGAGCTCATGGATGCAAATCTCTGCCAAGTGATTCAGATGGAACTAGACCATGAACGAATGTCCTATCTTCTTTATCAAATGCTGTGTGGCATCAAACATCTTCATTCAGCTGGAATTATACATAGG gatttaaagCCCAGTAATATAGTAGTAAAGTCAGACTGCACTTTGAAGATTCTTGACTTTGGACTGGCCAGAACTGCAGGAACTAGTTTTATGATGACGCCTTATGTAGTGACTCGTTACTACAGAGCACCAGAGGTCATCCTAGGGATGGGATACAAAGAAAACG ttgacATTTGGTCAGTTGGGTGCATCATGGGAGAAATGATCAAAGGTGGTGTTTTATTTCCTGGTACAGATC ACATTGATCAATGGAACAAAGTTATAGAGCAGCTAGGAACACCATGCCCTGAGTTTATGAAGAAATTACAGCCTACAGTCCGAACTTATGTGGAGAACAGACCTAAATATGCTGGATatagttttgaaaaactgtttccagATGTCCTTTTCCCAGCTGACTCTGAACACAATAAGCTTAAAG CAAGTCAGGCAAGGGATTTATTATCAAAAATGCTGGTTATAGATGCTTCTAAAAGAATCTCTGTGGATgaagccctgcagcacccatACATCAATGTTTGGTATGATCCATCAGAAGCAGAAGCT cctcCGCCAAAGATACCAGATAAGCAGTTAGATGAGAGGGAACACACGATAGAAGAATGGAAAG agtTGATATACAAGGAAGTCATGGACTTAGAGGAGAGAACCAAGAATGGGGTTATACGTGGACAACCAGCCCCTTTAG GTGCAGCAGTGATCAATGGCTCTCAACATCCATCTTCATCGTCATCTGTCAATGATGTGTCTTCAATGTCAACGGATCCAACATTGGCCTCTGATACGGACAGCAGTCTAGAAACCTCAGCTGGACCTCTGGGTTGCTGCAGATGA
- the MAPK8 gene encoding mitogen-activated protein kinase 8 isoform X2, protein MSRSKRDNNFYSVEIGDSTFTVLKRYQNLKPIGSGAQGIVCAAYDAILERNVAIKKLSRPFQNQTHAKRAYRELVLMKCVNHKNIIGLLNVFTPQKTLEEFQDVYIVMELMDANLCQVIQMELDHERMSYLLYQMLCGIKHLHSAGIIHRDLKPSNIVVKSDCTLKILDFGLARTAGTSFMMTPYVVTRYYRAPEVILGMGYKENVDLWSVGCIMGEMVCHKILFPGRDYIDQWNKVIEQLGTPCPEFMKKLQPTVRTYVENRPKYAGYSFEKLFPDVLFPADSEHNKLKASQARDLLSKMLVIDASKRISVDEALQHPYINVWYDPSEAEAPPPKIPDKQLDEREHTIEEWKELIYKEVMDLEERTKNGVIRGQPAPLGAAVINGSQHPSSSSSVNDVSSMSTDPTLASDTDSSLETSAGPLGCCR, encoded by the exons ATGAGCAGAAGCAAGCGTGACAACAATTTCTACAGTGTTGAAATTGGGGACTCTACTTTCACTGTATTGAAACGGTATCAAAACTTAAAACCAATAggatcaggagcacaagggATAGTATG tgcGGCTTATGATGCCATCCTTGAACGAAATGTCGCCATCAAGAAGTTAAGCCGACCATTTCAGAACCAAACCCATGCTAAAAGAGCCTACAGAGAGCTTGTTCTTATGAAGTGCGTTAATCACAAAAAC ATAATTGGCCTACTGAATGTGTTCACACCACAAAAAACCTTGGAAGAATTTCAAGACGT cTACATAGTGATGGAGCTCATGGATGCAAATCTCTGCCAAGTGATTCAGATGGAACTAGACCATGAACGAATGTCCTATCTTCTTTATCAAATGCTGTGTGGCATCAAACATCTTCATTCAGCTGGAATTATACATAGG gatttaaagCCCAGTAATATAGTAGTAAAGTCAGACTGCACTTTGAAGATTCTTGACTTTGGACTGGCCAGAACTGCAGGAACTAGTTTTATGATGACGCCTTATGTAGTGACTCGTTACTACAGAGCACCAGAGGTCATCCTAGGGATGGGATACAAAGAAAACG TGGATTTATGGTCTGTGGGGTGCATTATGGGCGAAATGGTTTGCCACAAAATCCTCTTTCCAGGAAGGGACT ACATTGATCAATGGAACAAAGTTATAGAGCAGCTAGGAACACCATGCCCTGAGTTTATGAAGAAATTACAGCCTACAGTCCGAACTTATGTGGAGAACAGACCTAAATATGCTGGATatagttttgaaaaactgtttccagATGTCCTTTTCCCAGCTGACTCTGAACACAATAAGCTTAAAG CAAGTCAGGCAAGGGATTTATTATCAAAAATGCTGGTTATAGATGCTTCTAAAAGAATCTCTGTGGATgaagccctgcagcacccatACATCAATGTTTGGTATGATCCATCAGAAGCAGAAGCT cctcCGCCAAAGATACCAGATAAGCAGTTAGATGAGAGGGAACACACGATAGAAGAATGGAAAG agtTGATATACAAGGAAGTCATGGACTTAGAGGAGAGAACCAAGAATGGGGTTATACGTGGACAACCAGCCCCTTTAG GTGCAGCAGTGATCAATGGCTCTCAACATCCATCTTCATCGTCATCTGTCAATGATGTGTCTTCAATGTCAACGGATCCAACATTGGCCTCTGATACGGACAGCAGTCTAGAAACCTCAGCTGGACCTCTGGGTTGCTGCAGATGA
- the MAPK8 gene encoding mitogen-activated protein kinase 8 isoform X4, translating to MSRSKRDNNFYSVEIGDSTFTVLKRYQNLKPIGSGAQGIVCAAYDAILERNVAIKKLSRPFQNQTHAKRAYRELVLMKCVNHKNIIGLLNVFTPQKTLEEFQDVYIVMELMDANLCQVIQMELDHERMSYLLYQMLCGIKHLHSAGIIHRLKIRHSVFLSCITLDIDQWNKVIEQLGTPCPEFMKKLQPTVRTYVENRPKYAGYSFEKLFPDVLFPADSEHNKLKASQARDLLSKMLVIDASKRISVDEALQHPYINVWYDPSEAEAPPPKIPDKQLDEREHTIEEWKELIYKEVMDLEERTKNGVIRGQPAPLGAAVINGSQHPSSSSSVNDVSSMSTDPTLASDTDSSLETSAGPLGCCR from the exons ATGAGCAGAAGCAAGCGTGACAACAATTTCTACAGTGTTGAAATTGGGGACTCTACTTTCACTGTATTGAAACGGTATCAAAACTTAAAACCAATAggatcaggagcacaagggATAGTATG tgcGGCTTATGATGCCATCCTTGAACGAAATGTCGCCATCAAGAAGTTAAGCCGACCATTTCAGAACCAAACCCATGCTAAAAGAGCCTACAGAGAGCTTGTTCTTATGAAGTGCGTTAATCACAAAAAC ATAATTGGCCTACTGAATGTGTTCACACCACAAAAAACCTTGGAAGAATTTCAAGACGT cTACATAGTGATGGAGCTCATGGATGCAAATCTCTGCCAAGTGATTCAGATGGAACTAGACCATGAACGAATGTCCTATCTTCTTTATCAAATGCTGTGTGGCATCAAACATCTTCATTCAGCTGGAATTATACATAGG CTGAAAATTAGACACAGTGTTTTTCTTAGCTGCATAACCTTAGACATTGATCAATGGAACAAAGTTATAGAGCAGCTAGGAACACCATGCCCTGAGTTTATGAAGAAATTACAGCCTACAGTCCGAACTTATGTGGAGAACAGACCTAAATATGCTGGATatagttttgaaaaactgtttccagATGTCCTTTTCCCAGCTGACTCTGAACACAATAAGCTTAAAG CAAGTCAGGCAAGGGATTTATTATCAAAAATGCTGGTTATAGATGCTTCTAAAAGAATCTCTGTGGATgaagccctgcagcacccatACATCAATGTTTGGTATGATCCATCAGAAGCAGAAGCT cctcCGCCAAAGATACCAGATAAGCAGTTAGATGAGAGGGAACACACGATAGAAGAATGGAAAG agtTGATATACAAGGAAGTCATGGACTTAGAGGAGAGAACCAAGAATGGGGTTATACGTGGACAACCAGCCCCTTTAG GTGCAGCAGTGATCAATGGCTCTCAACATCCATCTTCATCGTCATCTGTCAATGATGTGTCTTCAATGTCAACGGATCCAACATTGGCCTCTGATACGGACAGCAGTCTAGAAACCTCAGCTGGACCTCTGGGTTGCTGCAGATGA